A genomic segment from Enoplosus armatus isolate fEnoArm2 chromosome 12, fEnoArm2.hap1, whole genome shotgun sequence encodes:
- the eef1a1a gene encoding elongation factor 1-alpha 1a: protein MGKEKLHINIVVIGHVDSGKSTTTGHLIYKCGGIDKRTIEKFEKEAAEMGKGSFKYAWVLDKLKAERERGITIDISLWKFETSKYYVTIIDAPGHRDFIKNMITGTSQADCAVLIVAAGVGEFEAGISKNGQTREHALLAYTLGVKQLIVGINKMDSTEPNYSQKRYEEIVKEVSTYIKKIGYNPDTVAFVPISGWNGDNMLEPSPNMTWFKGWKINRKEGNASGTTLLEALDAIQPPSRPTDKPLRLPLQDVYKIGGIGTVPVGRVETGVLKPGMVVTFAPVNVTTEVKSVEMHHEALTEALPGDNVGFNVKNVSVKDIRRGNVAGDSKNDPPQEAANFTAQVIILNHPGQISAGYAPVLDCHTAHIACKFAELKEKIDRRSGKKLEDNPKSLKSGDAAIVDMIPGKPMCVESFSEYPPLGRFAVRDMRQTVAVGVIKGVEKKVSTTGKVTKSAQKAQRNK from the exons TCCACATCAACATTGTCGTGATCGGCCACGTGGACTCTGGCAAGTCCACCACCACGGGCCACCTCATCTACAAGTGTGGGGGCATAGACAAGAGAACCATCGAGAAGTTTGAAAAGGAAGCTGCTGAG ATGGGGAAGGGTTCGTTCAAgtacgcctgggtgctggaCAAGCTGAAGGCAGAAAGGGAGCGTGGCATTACCATCGACATCTCACTGTGGAAGTTTGAAACTAGCAAGTACTATGTGACCATCATCGACGCCCCGGGTCATAGGGACTTCATCAAGAACATGATCACCGGGACCTCCCAG GCAGATTGTGCTGTGCTGATTGTGGCAGCTGGTGTGGGAGAGTTCGAGGCAGGTATTTCCAAGAACGGACAGACCCGTGAGCACGCCCTTCTGGCCTACACTCTGGGAGTGAAGCAGCTCATTGTGGGCATCAACAAGATGGACTCCACCGAGCCAAACTACAGCCAGAAGCGTTATGAGGAAATCGTGAAGGAAGTGAGCACCTACATCAAGAAGATTGGCTACAATCCGGACACAGTTGCCTTTGTACCCATTTCAGGCTGGAATGGAGACAACATGCTTGAGCCCAGCCCCAAT ATGACATGGTTTAAGGGGTGGAAGATCAATAGGAAAGAAGGCAATGCATCAGGCACCACACTGCTGGAGGCTCTGGATGCCATCCAGCCCCCCTCCCGTCCAACAGACAAACCTCTACGTCTGCCCCTGCAGGATGTCTACAAGATAGGAG GCATTGGAACAGTGCCTGTAGGCCGTGTGGAAACAGGTGTACTAAAGCCTGGCATGGTGGTGACCTTTGCCCCCGTCAACGTGACTACTGAGGTGAAGTCTGTGGAGATGCACCATGAGGCGCTGACTGAGGCCCTCCCTGGTGACAACGTGGGCTTTAACGTCAAGAACGTGTCAGTCAAGGACATTCGCAGAGGAAATGTGGCTGGCGATAGCAAGAACGACCCACCGCAGGAAGCTGCCAACTTCACTGCTCAG GTCATCATCCTTAATCACCCTGGCCAGATCAGTGCTGGTTATGCTCCTGTGCTGGACTGTCACACAGCTCACATCGCCTGCAAGTTTGCAGAGCTCAAGGAAAAGATTGATCGCCGCTCTGGCAAGAAGCTGGAGGATAACCCCAAATCCCTCAAGTCTGGAGATGCTGCCATTGTGGATATGATTCCTGGCAAGCCAATGTGTGTTGAGAGCTTCTCTGAGTACCCTCCACTTG GTCGTTTTGCGGTGCGTGACATGCGTCAGACCGTGGCAGTCGGTGTGATTAAAGGCGTGGAGAAGAAGGTCTCCACCACTGGTAAAGTTACCAAGTCCGCCCAGAAGGCCCAGAGGAACAAATGA
- the cgasa gene encoding cyclic GMP-AMP synthase, with protein MTGRGRPRKSPDTKCAESKTRPEEMKRVSQPGCPEKDFTEERQNGTTKEQKPKERKKANHTEEKPSVQSTGKDKTTKPFTEAPVQGTKAKTYTGRAKTTEQPAEGITKTQPAIPKDTTKDSLKTTKVKTRGVKAKSPVAEVTTNTHPPTPKETTKASIKTKKAKTCTDKANSPEEFTEKTTKRQPATPKDTMKACVPQDSCDDKAAVDSLLRTTLELIKIKRNERADAAEVVNKIINQIIVHLKKKTLCFKEVEEPLRTGSYYENLKISNPDEFDVMLPIPVDRVNIEPFGEDGAFYSVALKRGNSPLKTFQETTTLSASKMLKEFRGEVKKSVKEFKEWEVIKKKKGCPAVTLTTTLQSITISLDVVLCLVVKSSWPAFTREGLKIEDWLGRKVKQEHKRKPYYLVPKYEGRGTVEKDGVLAKDIWRVSFSHIEKAILKNHGSQKTCCEKGGERCCRKECLKLLKYLLNLLKEEDSSFDKFCSYHAKTTFLHACCTRTKDTDWRASSLSHCFHLLLKDFVARLKHGVLHNFFIPTQNLLSGPARTRCNNLARRITEEHDKGFPIFKRHQTKNKLGN; from the exons ATGACTGGTAGAGGGAGACCACGCAAGAGTCCTGACACGAAGTGTGCCGAGAGTAAAACTAGACCTGAGGAAATGAAACGGGTATCTCAGCCCGGATGTCCAGAGAAAGACTTtacagaggagaggcagaatgGCACCACAAAGGAACAGAAACCAAAGGAGCGGAAAAAGGCAAACCACACTGAGGAGAAGCCATCTGTACAGAGCACAGGAAAAGACAAGACCACAAAACCTTTCACAGAGGCTCCTGTACAAGGCACAAAAGCCAAAACGTATACTGGCAGGGCCAAAACGACAGAACAACCTGCAGAGGGGATAACGAAGACGCAGCCAGCGATACCAAAGGACACCACGAAGGATTCTCTAAAGaccacaaaagtaaaaacacgTGGTGTGAAGGCTAAATCACCAGTAGCTGAAGTGACAACAAATACGCATCCACCGACGCCAAAAGAAACCACAAAGGCTTCTATAAAGaccaaaaaagcaaaaacatgtaCTGACAAAGCCAATTCACCAGAAGAATTCACAGAGAAGACAACGAAGAGGCAGCCAGCGACCCCTAAGGACACCATGAAGGCTTGTGTACCACAAGACAGCTGTGATGACAAAGCTGCAGTGGACTCTCTCCTCCGCACAACTCTGGAGTTGATTAAGATTAAGAGGAACGAAAGAGCAGATGCAGCAGAAGTcgtcaataaaataataaatcagatCATCGTGCATTTGAAAAAGAAGACTCTATGCTTTAAAGAAGTAGAGGAACCACTACGTACTGGAAGTTACTATGAAAATCTAAAG ATTTCTAATCCTGATGAATTTGATGTCATGCTGCCCATTCCTGTTGACCGAGTGAACATTGAACCTTTTGGAGAAGATGGAGCCTTTTACAGTGTGGCATTAAAACGTGGCAATAGCcctctgaaaacatttcaagaGACCACCACTTTGTCCGCCAGTAAAATGCTTAAGGAGTTCAGGGGAGAAGTGAAGAAAAGTGTCAAGGAATTTAAAG AATGGGAggtgataaaaaagaaaaaaggctgcCCTGCAGTGACCCTGACCACAACACTACAATCAATCACCATTTCACTGGATGTTGTTCTCTGTCTCGTCGTTAAATCAAGCTGGCCAGCTTTCACCAGAGAAGGCCTTAAAATAGAGGACTGGCTGGGACGTAAAGTAAAGCAGGAACACAAGCGAAAGCCATATTATCTTGTCCCAAAATATGAAGGCAGGGGTACAGTGGAAAAAGATGGGGTCCTTGCTAAGG acatttggcGTGTTTCATTCTCTCATATTGAGAAGGCCATACTGAAGAATCACGGATCGCAGAAGACATGCTGTGAAAAGGGCGGAGAACGCTGCTGCAG GAAGGAATGTTTGAAGCTCCTAAAGTACCTTCTCAATCTGCTGAAGGAAGAGGACTCTTCATTTGACAAGTTCTGCTCCTACCATGCCAAGACCACGTTCTTACATGCCTGCTGCACTAGAACTAAAGACACTGATTGGAGGGCCTCAAGTCTGAGCCACTGTTTTCATCTGCTCCTGAAGGACTTTGTGGCCCGGCTGAAACATGGTGTACTCCACAACTTCTTCATCCCAACTCAGAACCTGCTCTCCGGTCCTGCCCGGACCAGGTGCAATAATCTGGCTCGTCGTATCACGGAGGAACATGACAAGGGCTTTCCTATTTTCAAACGacatcaaacaaaaaacaaattggGAAACTAA